The following are encoded together in the Nicotiana tabacum cultivar K326 unplaced genomic scaffold, ASM71507v2 Un00001, whole genome shotgun sequence genome:
- the LOC107774373 gene encoding peptide methionine sulfoxide reductase B5-like → MDFQILKFSTFAPSKALIFNPRFQPKKVVHIHGLSNTQFRVVAMAGAGSVQKSEEEWRAILSPEQFRILRQKGTENPGTGEYNKFFGVGTYLCAGCGTPLYRSATKFNSPCGWPSFYEGLPGAINRNPDPDGMRMEITCAACGGHLGHVFKGEGFRTPTNERHCVNSISLKFKPPNS, encoded by the exons ATGGACTTTCAGATTCTGAAATTCTCAACATTTGCTCCTTCAAAAGCTCTGATTTTCAACCCCAGGTTCCAACCGAAAAAAGTAGTCCACATTCATGGCCTGTCCAATACCCAATTCAGAGTTGTAGCAATGGCTGGAGCAGGGTCCGTTCAGAAGTCAGAGGAGGAGTGGCGTGCCATTCTCTCCCCTGAGCAATTCCGGATTCTGAGGCAGAAAGGCACAGA GAATCCAGGGACCGGGGAGTATAACAAGTTTTTTGGTGTAGGCACCTACCTGTGTGCTGGTTGTGGAACTCCCCTCTATAGGTCTGCAACAAAATTCAACTCACCCTGTGGCTGGCCTTCTTTTTATGAGGGTCTCCCCGGGGCCATAAATCGCAAT CCCGACCCAGATGGGATGAGGATGGAGATAACTTGTGCTGCTTGTGGGGGTCATCTTGGTCATGTTTTTAAAGGTGAAGGGTTTCGTACCCCAACAAATGAGCGCCATTGTGTCAATAGTATATCCCTCAAGTTCAAACCACCAAATTCTTAA